The proteins below are encoded in one region of Micromonospora yangpuensis:
- a CDS encoding LacI family DNA-binding transcriptional regulator: MPVTIRDVARASGVHISTVSRTFSAPHLVNPETRVRVLACAEDLGYRPNRAARALITGRTHNIGLIIADIANPFFPPLIKAAESQARHRDYHVFVADTNEDPTTEEELVHALAKQVDGVLLCSPRMSNSLIEQLSREVPLVVINRQVAGLPCVMMDVGQGARAAVEHLTGLGHRAIGLLGGPRGSWTNREIRRAAGAAARSGGAELTLLGPNPPTVAGGGAQADQVRRSGVTAVLAYNDLLAIGLIEGLDTLGVRVPQEISVVGIDDIALSRLTRPKLTTVATPTGAAGRSAVDMLLQQDTDTPRRGVARSTASGDRRTTAQLMLQTELVIRDSTGPAPAAGRPRAEAAGAGPGPHRLADPGCPSAATGEVVAS; the protein is encoded by the coding sequence GTGCCAGTCACCATCCGCGACGTCGCGCGGGCCTCCGGTGTCCACATCTCCACCGTGTCCCGTACCTTCTCCGCACCACACCTGGTCAACCCGGAGACCCGGGTCCGGGTGCTGGCCTGCGCGGAGGACCTGGGCTACCGGCCCAACCGGGCAGCCCGGGCCCTGATCACCGGGCGTACCCACAACATCGGGCTGATCATCGCCGACATCGCCAACCCCTTCTTCCCGCCGCTGATCAAGGCGGCGGAGAGCCAGGCGCGGCACCGCGACTACCACGTCTTCGTGGCCGACACCAACGAGGACCCGACCACCGAGGAGGAGCTGGTCCACGCCCTGGCCAAGCAGGTCGACGGGGTGCTGCTGTGCAGCCCGCGGATGAGCAACAGCCTCATCGAGCAGCTCAGCCGGGAGGTTCCGCTGGTGGTGATAAACCGCCAGGTGGCCGGGCTGCCCTGCGTGATGATGGACGTCGGTCAGGGCGCGCGGGCGGCCGTCGAGCACCTGACCGGCCTCGGCCACCGCGCGATCGGGCTGCTCGGTGGCCCCCGGGGGTCGTGGACCAACCGCGAGATCCGCCGGGCCGCCGGTGCGGCGGCCCGCTCCGGTGGGGCGGAGTTGACCCTGCTCGGCCCCAACCCGCCCACCGTGGCCGGTGGCGGAGCACAGGCCGACCAGGTCCGCCGCAGCGGGGTGACCGCGGTGCTTGCCTACAACGACCTGCTGGCGATCGGACTCATCGAGGGGCTCGACACCCTCGGGGTCCGGGTGCCGCAGGAGATCAGCGTCGTCGGGATCGACGACATCGCCCTGAGCCGGCTCACCCGGCCCAAGTTGACGACGGTGGCCACCCCGACCGGGGCCGCCGGCCGGTCGGCCGTCGACATGCTGCTGCAACAGGACACCGACACCCCACGCCGGGGTGTCGCTCGGAGCACGGCATCCGGCGACCGACGTACCACCGCACAGTTAATGCTCCAGACCGAGTTGGTCATCCGCGACTCGACCGGGCCGGCACCAGCCGCCGGTCGCCCCCGAGCCGAGGCCGCCGGTGCCGGCCCGGGCCCGCATCGCCTTGCGGACCCGGGCTGCCCAAGCGCGGCCACCGGCGAGGTAGTCGCCTCCTAA
- a CDS encoding Gfo/Idh/MocA family protein — MSSNNQARVRHAVVGTGARAEMFVRALVREHAATAQLVAFADVNQARMDAHNRWLGELGHPPVPTYSATDFAHMLDKERVDVVLVTTTDVTHDEYVVAALHAGCDVVTEKPMTVDAPRCQRILNAVERTGRKVSVAFNYRYNPLHEQLRRLLAEGAVGEIGSVHFEWLLDVRHGADYFRRWHREKANSGGLMVHKASHHFDLVNWWLDATPVQVYAAGRLFFYGEPGRRHGYARDYDRVHGSPTAADDPFALRLAEHPRLRELYLDAEGEDGYQRDRNVFAPGVTIEDDMAVLATYSSGATMTYHLTAYAPWEGYRVMVNGSRGRLELEVVESEFVSPAAAGALKGAALHGTEAAAEGGSATLTLRPYWEPPRRIEVDGYSREGHGGADARMTAVLFGGQADPLGRAATARDGALALLTGLAANRSFETGQAVRVADLITLR, encoded by the coding sequence ATGTCATCGAACAACCAGGCGCGGGTCCGGCACGCCGTCGTCGGCACCGGTGCGCGGGCCGAGATGTTCGTCCGCGCCCTGGTCCGCGAGCACGCCGCCACGGCGCAGCTGGTCGCCTTCGCCGACGTCAACCAGGCCCGGATGGACGCGCACAACCGGTGGCTCGGCGAGCTGGGCCACCCGCCGGTGCCGACGTACTCCGCCACCGACTTCGCCCACATGCTCGACAAGGAACGGGTCGACGTGGTGCTGGTGACCACCACCGACGTCACCCACGACGAGTACGTGGTGGCCGCCCTGCACGCCGGGTGCGACGTGGTCACCGAGAAGCCGATGACCGTCGACGCGCCACGCTGCCAGCGGATCCTGAACGCGGTAGAGCGGACCGGCCGGAAGGTGTCGGTGGCCTTCAACTACCGGTACAACCCGCTGCACGAGCAGCTGCGCCGGCTGCTCGCCGAGGGAGCGGTCGGCGAGATCGGCTCGGTGCACTTCGAGTGGCTGCTCGACGTGCGTCACGGCGCGGACTACTTCCGTCGCTGGCACCGGGAGAAGGCCAACTCCGGTGGGCTGATGGTGCACAAGGCCAGTCACCACTTCGACCTGGTCAACTGGTGGCTCGACGCCACCCCGGTGCAGGTGTACGCCGCCGGCCGACTGTTCTTCTACGGCGAGCCCGGCCGGCGTCACGGCTACGCCCGGGACTACGACCGGGTGCACGGCTCCCCCACCGCCGCCGACGACCCGTTCGCGCTGCGGCTGGCCGAGCACCCCCGGCTGCGCGAGTTGTACCTCGACGCCGAGGGCGAGGACGGCTACCAGCGTGACCGCAACGTCTTCGCCCCCGGGGTGACCATCGAGGACGACATGGCGGTGCTGGCGACGTACTCCTCCGGCGCGACGATGACCTACCACCTGACCGCGTACGCGCCCTGGGAGGGCTACCGGGTGATGGTCAACGGCAGCCGGGGCCGGTTGGAGCTGGAGGTCGTCGAGAGCGAGTTCGTCAGCCCGGCCGCCGCCGGAGCGCTCAAGGGCGCCGCGCTGCACGGCACCGAGGCCGCCGCCGAGGGCGGGTCGGCGACGTTGACGCTGCGGCCGTACTGGGAACCGCCGCGGCGCATCGAGGTCGACGGCTACTCCCGGGAGGGCCACGGCGGCGCGGACGCCCGGATGACCGCGGTGCTCTTCGGCGGTCAGGCCGACCCGCTGGGCCGGGCCGCCACCGCCCGCGACGGCGCGCTCGCCCTGCTCACCGGCCTGGCCGCCAACCGGTCCTTCGAGACCGGGCAGGCCGTCCGGGTCGCCGACCTGATCACCCTCCGTTGA
- the uxaC gene encoding glucuronate isomerase: MPDPRQDLLFPADPGVRTLARRLHALAAEQPIISPHGHVDPAILAEDRPFPDPAQLLIVPDHYLTRMLLSQGVPPGRLGVPTVDGSPTETDGRAIWRLFAAHWHLFRGTPSRLWLEQTFREVFGLSTALGPATADEVYDAIAARLAEPEFRPRALFERFGIEVLATTESPLDDLAWHAKLAADGWGGPGGRVITTFRPDNVVDMEFEDWAGNVERLGAIAGEDTGTYAGYLAALRRRREAFVAAGATCSDHGHPTARTLALDRAEAAALYDRGRRGTADAADAEAFRAHMLVEFARMSIDDGLVMQLHPGSVRNHNRWLYARHGRDVGGDIPQATEYLHALTPLLDAHGNDPRLRVVVYTLDEYTFTRELAPLAGGYAALYLGAPWWFLDSPEVLRRFRESVTETAGFYNTAGFVDDTRAFCSIPVRHDVARRVDAGFLARLVAEHRLDEDEAAETIVDLAYRLPRRVYKIGERSQ; the protein is encoded by the coding sequence GTGCCCGATCCCCGACAGGATCTGCTGTTCCCCGCCGACCCGGGCGTGCGTACGCTGGCCCGGCGCCTGCACGCGCTCGCCGCCGAGCAGCCGATCATCTCCCCGCACGGCCACGTCGACCCGGCCATCCTGGCCGAGGACCGGCCGTTCCCGGACCCGGCGCAGCTGCTCATCGTGCCCGACCACTACCTCACCCGGATGCTGCTCAGCCAGGGTGTGCCGCCGGGGCGTCTCGGCGTGCCGACGGTCGACGGCAGCCCGACCGAGACCGACGGCCGGGCCATCTGGCGGCTCTTCGCCGCGCACTGGCACCTGTTCCGGGGCACCCCGTCCCGGTTGTGGCTGGAGCAGACCTTCCGGGAGGTGTTCGGGCTGAGCACCGCGCTGGGCCCGGCGACCGCCGACGAGGTCTACGACGCCATCGCCGCCCGGCTGGCCGAGCCGGAGTTCCGCCCCCGGGCCCTGTTCGAGCGCTTCGGCATCGAGGTGCTGGCCACCACCGAGTCGCCCCTGGACGACCTGGCCTGGCACGCCAAACTGGCCGCCGACGGCTGGGGCGGCCCGGGTGGGCGGGTGATCACCACGTTCCGGCCGGACAACGTGGTGGACATGGAGTTCGAGGACTGGGCGGGCAACGTCGAACGGCTCGGCGCGATCGCCGGGGAGGACACCGGCACGTACGCCGGCTACCTGGCGGCGCTGCGCCGACGCCGGGAGGCCTTCGTCGCCGCCGGGGCGACCTGCTCCGACCACGGTCACCCCACCGCCCGTACCCTCGCGCTCGACCGGGCCGAGGCGGCGGCGCTGTACGACCGGGGCCGGCGGGGCACGGCCGACGCCGCCGACGCCGAGGCGTTCCGGGCCCACATGCTCGTGGAGTTCGCCCGGATGTCGATCGACGACGGGCTGGTGATGCAGCTGCACCCCGGCTCGGTGCGCAACCACAACCGCTGGCTGTACGCCCGGCACGGCCGCGACGTCGGCGGCGACATCCCGCAGGCCACCGAGTACCTGCACGCGCTCACCCCGCTGCTGGACGCGCACGGCAACGACCCCCGGCTGCGGGTGGTGGTCTACACCCTCGACGAGTACACCTTCACCCGGGAGCTGGCCCCCCTGGCCGGCGGCTACGCCGCGCTGTACCTCGGGGCGCCCTGGTGGTTCCTGGACTCCCCCGAGGTGCTGCGCCGCTTCCGCGAGTCGGTCACCGAGACCGCCGGTTTCTACAACACCGCCGGGTTCGTCGACGACACCCGCGCGTTCTGTTCCATCCCGGTACGCCACGACGTGGCCCGTCGGGTCGACGCGGGTTTCCTGGCCCGGCTGGTCGCCGAGCACCGCCTCGACGAGGACGAGGCCGCCGAGACCATCGTCGACCTGGCGTACCGGCTGCCCCGCAGGGTCTACAAGATCGGAGAACGTTCCCAGTGA
- a CDS encoding enolase C-terminal domain-like protein encodes MTVTITSVDVHDVRFPTAAAGDGSDAINKGDYSATYVELTTDAGVTGAGFTFTNGRGNEITCAAVRALAHHVRGRTVEEITAEPVAFWRSLSADVQLRWLGPEKGVIHMATGALVNAVWDLRAKLAGKPMWRFLAEAPTEELVASIDFHHITDALTPDEAAAILDKGLDGAADRLAVLERDGFPSYTTSVGWLGYPDDKVRALTREAYAQGWRAMKMKVGGPLDDDVRRATIIREEIGPDALLMMDANQVWDVDEAIGNMAALAGADPYWIEEPTHADDILGHARIAKAVTELTGGRCRVATGEVAANRVIFKQLLQAEAIGVMQIDACRVGGVNEVLAEIVMAAKFGVPICPHAGGVGLCEYVQHLAIFDYLRVGTSLDGRMVEYVDHLHEHFVDPVRTREGRYLLPTSPGYSATMKPASIAEFRFPDGPAWR; translated from the coding sequence GTGACCGTCACCATCACCTCCGTCGACGTGCACGACGTCCGGTTCCCCACCGCGGCGGCCGGCGACGGTTCCGACGCCATCAACAAGGGTGACTACTCGGCGACGTACGTCGAGTTGACCACCGACGCCGGAGTGACCGGGGCCGGGTTCACCTTCACCAACGGCCGGGGCAACGAGATCACCTGCGCGGCGGTACGGGCCCTGGCCCACCACGTGCGCGGCCGGACCGTCGAGGAGATCACCGCCGAGCCGGTGGCGTTCTGGCGCTCGCTCAGCGCCGACGTGCAGCTGCGCTGGCTGGGCCCGGAGAAGGGCGTCATCCACATGGCCACCGGCGCGCTTGTCAACGCCGTGTGGGACCTGCGGGCCAAACTCGCCGGCAAGCCGATGTGGCGGTTCCTCGCCGAGGCCCCCACCGAGGAGCTGGTGGCCAGCATCGACTTCCACCACATCACCGACGCGCTCACCCCGGACGAGGCCGCCGCGATCCTGGACAAGGGCCTCGACGGGGCGGCCGACCGGCTGGCCGTGCTGGAACGCGACGGTTTCCCCTCGTACACCACCTCGGTCGGGTGGCTCGGCTACCCCGACGACAAGGTCCGGGCGTTGACCCGCGAGGCGTACGCGCAGGGTTGGCGGGCGATGAAGATGAAGGTCGGCGGGCCGCTCGACGACGACGTGCGCCGGGCGACGATCATCCGGGAGGAGATCGGCCCGGACGCGCTGCTGATGATGGACGCCAACCAGGTGTGGGACGTCGACGAGGCGATCGGCAACATGGCGGCGTTGGCCGGAGCCGACCCGTACTGGATCGAGGAGCCGACGCACGCCGACGACATCCTCGGCCACGCCCGGATCGCCAAGGCGGTGACCGAGCTGACCGGCGGGCGGTGCCGGGTGGCCACCGGCGAGGTGGCGGCCAACCGGGTGATCTTCAAGCAGTTGCTGCAGGCCGAGGCGATCGGCGTGATGCAGATCGACGCCTGCCGGGTCGGCGGGGTCAACGAGGTGCTGGCCGAGATCGTGATGGCGGCCAAGTTCGGCGTACCGATCTGTCCGCACGCCGGCGGTGTCGGCCTGTGCGAGTACGTCCAGCACCTGGCGATCTTCGACTACCTGCGGGTCGGCACCAGCCTGGACGGTCGGATGGTCGAGTACGTCGACCACCTGCACGAGCACTTCGTCGACCCGGTACGCACCCGGGAAGGCCGCTACCTGCTGCCGACCAGCCCCGGCTACAGCGCCACCATGAAACCGGCGTCGATCGCCGAGTTCCGCTTCCCGGACGGCCCGGCATGGCGGTGA